From the Kribbella sp. CA-293567 genome, the window GACAAGGCCCGCAGTACCGGGGCGTTGACGCCGTTGGCGGCCGGGGCGATCGTGACGGTGATCGCGGTCCTGGGCAGTTTCGCCGTCAGCGCGCTCAACCTCGCTGACAGTACGCCGTACACGTTGCAGCAGGAGCAGAGCGCGGCCGCGCCCAGGAACCGGCCGGCCAACCCGTTGGACGAGCTGGCGGGACGGCTCAGCCGGGCCAACAGCGAGAAGGTGGTCTTCCGCTACCGCTCGTCGGGATCGGTCGGACGCTGGCGCCAGGTCTCGCTCGACGACTTCGACGGTGCCAACTGGAACACGAGCCACCCGTTCCTCCGGCTCGGGTCGAAGTTGCCACCCGGACCCGAGGTGACGGTTCCGGTCGAGACCAGCCAGGCCGAGGTCGAGCTGGCCGGGCTCTCCGGCCCGTGGTTGCCGGGACAACTGCTGCCGTCGTCGGTGAGCGGGGTGGACGAACCGAAGGTCGAGCCGATCGGCGGAACGCTGGCAGTGGCCGAGCTTCCCGGCAGCTACGGGCTGACCTGGTCCAAACCCGTCGTGGACGCCAAGTTCCTGTTGCGGGCCGGGGTCGACCCGGACGCACCCGGCGGACTGGGCGATCTGGGGGCGGTGCCCAACGAGGTCTCAGCGCTGGCGGGGCAGGCGCTCGCCGACCGGCGCGCGACCTTCGCCACGGCACTCGCGCTGGAAAGCTTTATGCGCAAGGAGTACAAGCTCGCGGTCGGTGAACCCCTGCCGACCGGACACGGCTGGCCGCGGCTGCGGCGGTTCCTGGAGGATAAGGTGCCGGGGACCAGCGAACAGTTCGCCGCCGGGTACGTCGCCCTGGCCCGCCTCAGCGGCATCCCGGCCCGCCTGGTCGTCGGCTTCCGGGCACCGGTGAAACCCGATGCGGACGGCTGGTACACGGTTCGCAACGGCGATGCACTGGCCTGGCCGGAGGTCGCGGTGGAAGGCGTCGGCTGGTGGCCGCTGGATCCGGCCGGCCAGGCGCAGGTGGGGAAGCCCGTCGTCCCGGGCAGCGACACCGACGTCACCGATCAGGCACGGGCCGAGGTGCCGCCGATCAACGAGATCGAGGACCCCGTCGTCCCGCCGCCTGCCGCGGAGTCGTCCGCGGACCGGAGCTGGGGCGGCTTCCGGATTCCGTTCCTGGAGATTCTCGTGGTCGCCGCGTCCTTGCTGGTGCTGTGGGTGGTCGGGGTGCCGCTGCTGAAGCTCGCCAGAGCGTGGCGGCGCAGGCGTCGTACGGGGAGCGCGGCGGTCGTCGGAGCCTGGGCGGAGGCGCGGGATCGCCTGCGAGCACACGGTGTCCCGGTGACCTCGGGGATGACGGTGCGAGACCTGGCCTCGGCCTCGGCGGACGTGACCGACGAGCGGGCTCGGCAAGGGCTGGGTGTGGTCGCGGCAGCGGTCGACCAGGCGCTGTGGTCGGGCGGCCCGGCCAGTGACGAGTTGGGGCGGACGGCGTGGACCGGCGTACGGGAACTTCGTCGTGGCCTGCGGTCGCGCCCTTGGCAGGACCGCCTCTTCGCCGCCCTGGAGCTCCGCAGCCTGATCTAGACGCCGATCAGTTGTCGCAGGTCGCGCCGCGGATGGGTTGCGGCTTGCTGACGTAGATGGCGGTGGCGTCGGTGCCCTGGACCTCGAAGCAGTACTTCAGGCCAGGAGTGACCTTGACCGTCATCGACGTCCCGCGACCCCGGTACGTCGTCTGCGCTCCCTTGCCGCCCTGCTCGGCCAGGTAGACCGCGAAGATCAGCGGTTTCGAGCTGGTCCACTCGAGCAGCACCGACGTTCCGTTGTCCTTCGGTGGCTTGAGTTCCAGCTGGACGGCGGGTGCCACCGAAGGCTGGGTGGGGGCCGGGACAGGTGGCACGGATGCCGGAGGGCTGGCCTTCGGTGCCGATCGCTGGTGGCCGGGCTGCATCATCACCGGCACGACAGCCAGCAACGAGACTACGGCCGCGGCAACGATCACCACCGACTTGGAGGGCTTCTTCCACTTCCGGCTCGGCTTACGAACGGGTTTGGCGAGCGGCGTGGGTGGGGCCGAAGCCGGGGTGATGCGAGCGGACGCCAGCTCGTCGCGGAAGTCGTCG encodes:
- a CDS encoding transglutaminase family protein yields the protein MSTRRRTAAVLGSALIAGLCFGPVFGVRSLLVPVAAVCLVSYLITELCRAVPALLAWRPILVVVAGLVAIIEAVLRETTVVGLPTADSIGALGRGLTSWQLTLESTWPARPDPDLVLFVPLLVLLACLLGLELLDRLPPLAAMLPGLAVLGVSQLYIALSGFPAVAVALGYGVVVAGLLLPDRAAASDKARSTGALTPLAAGAIVTVIAVLGSFAVSALNLADSTPYTLQQEQSAAAPRNRPANPLDELAGRLSRANSEKVVFRYRSSGSVGRWRQVSLDDFDGANWNTSHPFLRLGSKLPPGPEVTVPVETSQAEVELAGLSGPWLPGQLLPSSVSGVDEPKVEPIGGTLAVAELPGSYGLTWSKPVVDAKFLLRAGVDPDAPGGLGDLGAVPNEVSALAGQALADRRATFATALALESFMRKEYKLAVGEPLPTGHGWPRLRRFLEDKVPGTSEQFAAGYVALARLSGIPARLVVGFRAPVKPDADGWYTVRNGDALAWPEVAVEGVGWWPLDPAGQAQVGKPVVPGSDTDVTDQARAEVPPINEIEDPVVPPPAAESSADRSWGGFRIPFLEILVVAASLLVLWVVGVPLLKLARAWRRRRRTGSAAVVGAWAEARDRLRAHGVPVTSGMTVRDLASASADVTDERARQGLGVVAAAVDQALWSGGPASDELGRTAWTGVRELRRGLRSRPWQDRLFAALELRSLI